One Natrinema longum genomic window, GAATCAGCGCTTGCAACGTGGCAGGGCGGCCAATCTGACTCTGCTACCTACACTGGGACACAGATTTTAATCACACCATCTATGAAGGAAGGCGTAGATCTTGCGGGAGACAAGTGCCGCTGGCAGGTGGCCACAAAAGTACCATATCCGAATTTGGCAGATCCCAGAGTCCGCTATCTACAGGAAAATCGAGGTTGGTCTTGGTATCATTCTGAGGCAACGACTGAATTAGTCCAAGCTGCAGGCCGTGGCGTCCGTAGTGCTGAGGATAATTGCGAATTTTACGTACTTGATGAGGCGTTTAAGAACGTCTGGCATTTAGCTCCGTCTTGGTACTGTGATGCAGTTACATCAGAGTCTCGGCCTGATTAGTTTGAGGCATAAGGACATCATCGATACAGTGTCCGGGAATTGCGGTAGTCTCGGACAGATTCACCCCAATATCCCCTTCGAGCCCCACCGAAAGAACTAGATTCCCGCCCGTTTTTGTCCGAGATGCAGGCAACTCGGACGCCATGAATCTGAAACAGCACGAGAATCGCGACGATATGAAGGTCTGGCTCAGCCAGAACGAAGTAGAACAGTTGCTCGAGGCTGCCGATGGAACCCAGCAGCGGATCGCGTTCGCGCTCGGTGCCCGCTGCGGCCTCCGCTCACACGAAGTCCTCGACGTCGCTCCTGAGGATATCGTCGATACTGATGCCGGAACGATGCTCCGCGTCTGGCACGGGAAAGGGGACAAGTTCCGCGAGACGCCAGTCCCGCGAGATCTGGCGACGACCATCCGTACTGTCGACGACGTCCGCGACGCGCCGACCAGCTCGTCGCTCGTCGAGATCACGAGTACTCGATCGCTTCGCCGGTGGGTTCGATCGGCGGCTAACCAGCTGTATGACAAGACGGAAGACGCCGGATGGAATCATCTCGGCTTTCACGACCTCCGACGGACCTGGGCGACTGCACTTGCCTCCGCTGACGTCGATCCGCTCTTGGTGTGTGATTGGGGAGGATGGAATGATCTTGAGACCTTCCTTGAACACTACCGGGGAAGTTATAGCCCAGAGGCACAACAACGAGAGAGAAATAAGGTTGATTGGCTTTAGATTCGGGAACTCCTCCAGTTGAGAAGTTCCTATAAACAAGCTCTTCAGGTGTTCCTATGGGGTTTAATCATAGAATCGTTTTAGTTCCACTTCGGGGCAGAAATGTATATGCATGCAACCCCTCAGATACAACCCAGCAAAGCAGCAACGCGCAAGAAACTCATAACTAGAAATCAGGAGTCCACTATGGCAGAGTACAGAGGATATTTAAAATGGCTTCTTTTCTTCAGTTCTTTCACACCTCTGTATGCAATATTAATGTTCAAACACTGGGGGTTCAAAGTAACAGT contains:
- a CDS encoding tyrosine-type recombinase/integrase, whose protein sequence is MNLKQHENRDDMKVWLSQNEVEQLLEAADGTQQRIAFALGARCGLRSHEVLDVAPEDIVDTDAGTMLRVWHGKGDKFRETPVPRDLATTIRTVDDVRDAPTSSSLVEITSTRSLRRWVRSAANQLYDKTEDAGWNHLGFHDLRRTWATALASADVDPLLVCDWGGWNDLETFLEHYRGSYSPEAQQRERNKVDWL